Within Candidatus Fusobacterium pullicola, the genomic segment TGGAGTAGAGAGAAGAGTAGAGCTAGCTGATAGAGTGTATCCACTAGAGGTGAGAAGAAGAGAGCTAATAAAAGAGATAAAGAGAAGAAAAGAGAGAGAGCTATCAACTACAAGTGTAAGACATAGAAAACTACTTCAAGAGCTAAAGGAAGTATATAGGAAGCAAACTAATGTGAGAAAGTATCAGCACGAGTGCTTGAGTAACGAGATACTAAAACTTGGAGATAGGATAGAGATAGATAAGATAGAGAATGTACAAGAGGAGATATACTCACTAGGTAAAGAGAAGAGAGTAAAGATAACAACTAATGGAGAGATAGGGAATAGAGCTCCAAAGATGTTCGTAGAAATTTTAAATAGGAAGATAGAATACAAAATAGGTTTTGACATGAACCTAACTAGCAATAGTGAAAACTCTAAATAAAAGGGATTGGACTACTACTCTTTAGAGAGTGGTAGAAAATCTTGAGTAGTAAAGGGTAAGAGTGTCAGTACTTTTCATTTGTTAAATATAAAATGGGGTTTGGGAGAGGATAGTTTTATGAAGCGACAGTTTGCAAAAGTTGTAATGATAATAATGCAGTTCATTTTCTACTTTGTAGTGAATGAACTTTTTGATGTGCCAGATAGGATAATGTATAATACATTTTTCATATATCTGGCTTTAAATTTAACTAAAAATATGTATTCCTTTAAGACAATTCTGATATGGGAAGAGTTAAGAAAGCTACTATTAGTTCATGCAGAGTATTTGATAATCATGCTAATAAATGATTTGGCTTTCTGGGGAGTAAAATATATACCTGTACATCTATTCGTAGGATTAACATTTACATTCTTTAATATCTTTATTATAAGATTTACAAGAACAGTGTTTAGAAAGAATCTAGAGAAGAGTTTGTTGATAATAGGAATAGGAAATACAGCAAAACAGATAACAAAGATTATTGAAGATAATAATACATTCACTATGTATAACCTACTTGGTTATGTTTCAGCTAATAGTATAGCTGGGGTGGAACAGGAACT encodes:
- a CDS encoding sugar transferase — encoded protein: MKRQFAKVVMIIMQFIFYFVVNELFDVPDRIMYNTFFIYLALNLTKNMYSFKTILIWEELRKLLLVHAEYLIIMLINDLAFWGVKYIPVHLFVGLTFTFFNIFIIRFTRTVFRKNLEKSLLIIGIGNTAKQITKIIEDNNTFTMYNLLGYVSANSIAGVEQELKVESEKVIGKYEELDKILEENKVNEVLIALPLADNEQMEEIINKLDGKVDKIKFIPRLNEIYTLNSTVEDYDGMMVISTYNGMNKKRYRILKRCMDIIAGTAGCMVLGILYLIFAPKIKKDGGKAIFTQNRIGQDVK